One Sus scrofa isolate TJ Tabasco breed Duroc chromosome 10, Sscrofa11.1, whole genome shotgun sequence genomic window carries:
- the UCHL5 gene encoding ubiquitin carboxyl-terminal hydrolase isozyme L5 (The RefSeq protein has 1 frameshift compared to this genomic sequence): MTGNAGEWCLMESDPGVFTELIKGFGCRGAQVEEIWSLEPENFEKLKPVHGLIFLFKWQPGEEPAGSVVQDSRLDTIFFAKQVINNACATQAIVSVLLNCTHQDVHLGETLSEFKEFSQSFDAAMKGLALSNSDVIRQVHNSFARQQMFEFDAKTSAKEEDAFHFVSYVPVNGRLYELDGLREGPIDLGACNQDDWISAVRPVIEKRIQKYSEGEIRFNLMAIVSDRKMIYEQKIAELQRQLAEEEPMDTDQGSNMLSAIQSEVAKNQMLIEEEVQKLKRYKIENIRRKHNYLPFIMELLKTLAEHQQLIPLVEKAKEKQNAKKAQETK; the protein is encoded by the exons ATGACGGGCAATGCCGGGGAGTGGTGCCTCATGGAAAGCGACCCCGGAGTCTTCACCGAGCTCATTAAAGGATTCG GTTGCCGAGGAGCCCAAGTAGAAGAAATATGGAGTTTAGAGCctgagaattttgaaaaattaaa gcCAGTTCAtgggctgatttttcttttcaagtggCAGCCCGGAGAAGAACCAGCAGGCTCTGTGGTTCAGGACTCCCGACTTGACACGATATTTTTTGCCAAGCAG GTAATTAATAATGCTTGTGCTACTCAAGCCATAGTAAGTGTGTTATTGAACTGTACCCATCAGGATGTCCATTTAGGAGAGACATTGTCAGAGTTTAAGGAATTCTCACAAAGTTTTGATGCAGCT ATGAAAGGTTTGGCCCTGAGTAATTCGGATGTGATTCGCCAAGTACACAACAGTTTCGCCAG ACAGCAAATGTTTGAATTTGATGCAAAGACATCAGCA GAAGAAGATGCTTTTCACTTTGTCAGTTACGTTCCTGTGAATGGAAGACTGTACGAATTAGATGGATTAAGAGAAGGACCGATCGATTTAG gTGCATGCAATCAAGATGACTGGATCAGCGCAGTGAGGCCAGTCAtagaaaaaaggatacaaaa gtacagTGAAGGTGAAATTCGATTTAACTTAATGGCCATTGTGTCTGACAGGAAAATGATATATGAACAGAAGATAGCAGAGTTACAAAGACAGCTTGCTGAG GAGGAACCCATGGATACAGATCAGGGTAGTAACATGTTAAGTGCTATTCAGTCAGAAGTTGCCAAAAATCAGATGCTTATTGAAGAAGAAgtacagaaattaaaaagatataag ATTGAAAACATCAGAAGGAAGCATAATTATCTGCCTTTCATTATGGAACTGTTAAAGACTTTAGCAGAACACCAGCAGTTAATACCTCTCGTAGAAAAG gcaaaagaaaaacagaatgcgAAGAAGGCACAGGAAACCAAATGA